From the genome of Candidatus Abyssobacteria bacterium SURF_5, one region includes:
- a CDS encoding flippase, with translation MAPPSPCRRRRVAVVARREIDWRRLSFAATQGVNCRTRRRMTITPDADSAMRGMDRMAHGVVSRIPPLLLAHRRLDTFSSNVFIVFTVKAISTVVGMATGILVARSLGPTGKGSYALITTLPALVFCLVHLGVAEANVYFLRKQTHQMDPAVIRGNTMAFTILISGFTVATLLLLKPYLCSTFLSELPDIYFYIILLLVPFFLFDTFGSSLLVAFEQFKLLSAINLALRFVDTFVVVAVLYIFDLGLMGVVLAYLLYFVLKSAAFFLVGFWRQPIRRIPDLRSMYSSIKFGLKSHAQSLTGVLHYKIDIYILALFLTPGDIGYYSIAVALVSLIFYIPDVVGHVMYPKVASLNEKDAHLFTAQTCRNTLFVTILPAAGIIVFGRFLIRLLYGQEFLPATSALYLLMPGTITMCLYKILTRNFTSRNRQELTVFAGLFGLLINVGLNLMLIPRMGIAGAALATSISYSSTSILLLFFFLRQSGIRAKDSLFINGSDISAIVQTGQSIVFPHKIKPRVQV, from the coding sequence ATGGCTCCGCCCTCTCCCTGCAGGAGGCGGCGGGTTGCCGTTGTTGCGCGCAGGGAAATCGATTGGCGCCGTCTTTCCTTTGCGGCCACTCAAGGCGTCAACTGTCGGACGAGGAGGCGTATGACCATAACCCCGGATGCAGATTCAGCGATGCGAGGCATGGACAGGATGGCTCACGGTGTCGTTTCGAGGATCCCACCGCTCCTTCTTGCACACCGGCGATTGGACACCTTCTCCTCAAATGTCTTCATTGTGTTCACTGTGAAAGCAATTTCCACCGTTGTTGGAATGGCAACGGGTATCCTGGTCGCCAGAAGCCTCGGGCCGACAGGAAAAGGTTCCTACGCGTTAATAACGACGCTTCCCGCCCTCGTCTTTTGCCTCGTCCATCTCGGCGTTGCCGAGGCCAATGTGTATTTCCTGCGAAAGCAAACGCACCAAATGGATCCCGCCGTCATTCGCGGCAACACGATGGCGTTTACGATTTTGATCAGCGGCTTCACTGTGGCCACTCTCCTCCTGCTGAAACCTTACCTTTGCTCAACGTTCCTCTCGGAGCTTCCGGACATCTACTTCTACATCATACTGCTGCTGGTTCCTTTTTTTCTGTTTGACACCTTCGGCAGTTCTCTACTGGTGGCATTCGAACAGTTCAAGCTTCTATCAGCGATAAATCTTGCCCTAAGATTCGTTGATACTTTTGTTGTCGTCGCAGTTCTCTACATATTCGATCTCGGACTGATGGGAGTGGTACTGGCGTACTTACTTTATTTCGTGCTCAAATCCGCCGCCTTTTTCCTTGTCGGCTTCTGGAGGCAGCCAATCCGCCGGATCCCCGATTTGAGAAGCATGTACTCCAGTATCAAGTTTGGGTTGAAATCACATGCTCAAAGTCTTACCGGAGTCCTTCATTACAAAATAGATATATATATCCTGGCCCTCTTTCTCACCCCAGGCGATATCGGCTATTACAGTATTGCGGTCGCGCTCGTATCATTGATCTTCTACATTCCCGACGTTGTAGGGCATGTGATGTACCCAAAGGTCGCCTCGCTCAATGAAAAAGATGCCCATCTTTTTACCGCGCAAACCTGTCGCAACACCCTCTTCGTAACCATACTGCCGGCTGCCGGAATCATCGTGTTCGGAAGATTTCTCATAAGGCTGCTTTACGGCCAAGAATTTCTGCCGGCGACCAGCGCACTCTACCTGTTGATGCCCGGAACCATCACCATGTGTCTCTATAAGATCCTCACGCGCAATTTTACAAGCAGGAACCGGCAGGAATTGACAGTTTTCGCCGGATTGTTTGGTTTACTTATCAACGTCGGCCTTAACCTCATGCTCATTCCTCGGATGGGAATTGCGGGCGCCGCTCTTGCCACCAGCATTTCCTATTCGTCCACCAGTATTCTTCTCCTTTTCTTTTTCCTGCGCCAATCAGGAATCAGGGCCAAGGACTCTCTGTTCATAAATGGGTCCGACATTTCCGCTATCGTCCAAACGGGTCAAAGCATTGTTTTCCCACACAAGATAAAGCCGCGTGTACAGGTATGA
- a CDS encoding glycosyltransferase family 1 protein: MKRILFHESSLNGKVGGSHHSLLLIIKNLDPTKYEKMVVLNSDVALRPEFENVCKVLIWEGPSASYFAGLGARQGWNTKFCNWPTPIGKPANFVYCSSRMFYNDILLGATVIRKYYHLLKREKIDLLHLNNSFDTYWSLAAMLAGVPLVQHVRGVSGSLSSPLRNYPVKVICISDCIKQNVLARGVDARKVVRIYNAVDCQTFRPNRNSHELRAEFGLQDSDYVVSLFGNIQKWKGQEVLLRACARLKERHKNLKCVLFGEIIEEGYAKELKRLADVLELKNSFHFAGFKKENADWMNASDVIVHTSILPEPFGRVLIEAMSLGKPVIGTNLGAVPEIVEDRESGLLFAAGNDEQLAAHIDFLLKNPHEAEQLGRSAIQRVKQLFDVRQHIEAIQNLYKSILNGD, encoded by the coding sequence ATGAAACGGATTCTTTTTCATGAGAGCAGCTTGAATGGAAAAGTGGGAGGGTCCCACCATAGCCTGCTGCTCATTATCAAAAATCTGGACCCCACGAAATACGAGAAGATGGTTGTCTTAAATTCCGATGTTGCGCTCCGTCCGGAATTCGAGAATGTTTGCAAGGTGCTCATCTGGGAGGGACCCAGCGCCTCTTATTTTGCGGGGCTCGGGGCGCGGCAGGGATGGAATACGAAGTTCTGCAACTGGCCGACGCCTATCGGGAAACCCGCCAATTTCGTGTACTGCAGCTCACGCATGTTCTATAACGATATCCTTCTTGGGGCGACCGTGATCAGGAAATATTATCATCTCCTTAAACGCGAAAAGATCGACTTGCTGCACTTGAATAATTCATTCGATACCTATTGGAGCCTTGCCGCCATGCTGGCTGGAGTACCCTTGGTGCAGCACGTGAGAGGCGTCAGCGGAAGTCTGTCCTCACCGCTTCGGAACTATCCGGTAAAGGTAATCTGTATCTCCGACTGCATCAAGCAGAATGTTCTGGCCCGTGGAGTCGACGCCCGAAAGGTAGTTCGCATTTACAACGCCGTCGACTGTCAAACGTTCCGGCCGAATCGGAATTCACACGAACTGCGCGCGGAGTTCGGGCTCCAGGATTCTGATTATGTAGTATCGCTCTTCGGAAACATCCAGAAATGGAAGGGACAGGAAGTTCTCTTGCGAGCCTGCGCACGGCTGAAGGAAAGGCACAAGAATCTTAAATGCGTCCTCTTCGGTGAAATTATAGAAGAGGGCTACGCCAAGGAACTCAAGCGACTTGCGGATGTGCTGGAATTGAAAAATTCCTTTCACTTCGCTGGATTCAAAAAGGAAAATGCGGACTGGATGAATGCGTCGGACGTGATTGTTCACACATCAATTCTGCCGGAGCCCTTCGGACGCGTGTTGATCGAGGCGATGAGTCTGGGCAAGCCCGTCATTGGAACAAACCTTGGCGCCGTTCCCGAAATTGTGGAGGACCGAGAATCAGGGCTTTTATTCGCGGCCGGCAACGACGAGCAACTCGCCGCTCATATAGATTTTTTGCTAAAAAATCCCCATGAGGCCGAGCAGCTTGGGCGTAGCGCCATCCAGAGGGTTAAACAGCTGTTTGACGTGCGCCAGCATATAGAAGCCATACAGAATCTCTACAAAAGCATCCTCAATGGTGACTGA
- a CDS encoding DNA-binding protein: protein MVENGDEILTGQEARQFLKISRSTLWKLTRESKIPAYRVGNGKTSNLRYKKSELMAWLNSNRVSERILESRGIQ, encoded by the coding sequence ATGGTTGAGAACGGCGACGAAATCCTGACCGGACAAGAGGCAAGACAATTTTTGAAAATTAGCCGTTCGACTCTTTGGAAGCTCACTCGAGAGTCCAAAATTCCGGCGTATCGCGTCGGCAACGGAAAGACCTCGAACCTGCGCTATAAGAAATCCGAGCTTATGGCGTGGTTGAATTCCAACCGAGTCAGCGAGAGGATACTCGAATCGCGTGGAATTCAGTAG
- a CDS encoding FemAB family PEP-CTERM system-associated protein has translation MNAQNKWKKFGAEAACRTGIFEIGRFFRRNTIPILCYHRFAQSRKYGALPAALFESHLKYIRSRFTPISFRQLDAILQGIISVNNPIILTVDDGYRDFFEVALPLLKKYGCTATFFVTTRFVDGEIWLWPDIINYAVQHTERESLFLPVTGESIRLTTMEDKAAARSRLHRTYKELSTELRKRFLEDVSTGLNISIPELPSFDYQAASWEQIREAAREGLEVGSHTMNHEILAHIDPKQAEAEVEQSKRRIETELNEDVIAFSYPNGMQGDFRQCDKEALRKNGYRFAVTCNFGFNNLDSDPHELDRIVASADIVSFTKEVSGFENLLHPGSNGRTYTASAPPATSTVVSSLCDDEQKEEWDLFVDQSESGSVFHRYAWKHVFEKSYANTCLYLIARAERAVVGVLPLISKKSLLFGNFFVSLPYFDHAGICADGQEARKSLLLCAIEFGRRANARYIEFRYAREEMLLPSKQSKASLVLQLPDDPDRLWHTLKAKVRNQIRKAGKAGLSVVSGEQDLIDDFFSVYARNMRDLGSPSHCRSFFQNICEYFPEAVRVFCVRLNHKPVAAGFTIASGDVLCIPWASSLRQYNAMCPNMLLYWAVLSYACERGFASFNFGRSTPGDGTYQFKMQWGAIPVQLYWQYWLAPGETLPNLSMTNSKYSLPVRVWKNLPLTVTEKLGPRIIQKLA, from the coding sequence ATGAATGCTCAAAATAAATGGAAAAAGTTTGGAGCCGAAGCCGCTTGCAGGACCGGTATCTTCGAAATCGGCCGGTTCTTCCGCAGGAACACGATTCCGATACTCTGCTACCACCGTTTCGCGCAGTCCCGGAAATATGGCGCCCTGCCGGCAGCCCTCTTTGAGAGCCACTTGAAATACATCAGGTCGCGCTTCACACCTATCTCATTCCGGCAACTCGACGCGATCCTGCAAGGCATTATCTCAGTCAATAACCCCATAATACTCACTGTAGACGATGGCTATCGCGACTTTTTCGAGGTGGCCCTGCCGTTGCTGAAGAAATATGGATGCACTGCAACTTTTTTTGTCACAACTCGCTTTGTGGATGGAGAGATATGGCTGTGGCCGGACATCATAAACTACGCCGTTCAGCATACCGAGCGGGAATCCCTTTTTCTGCCGGTCACCGGAGAATCCATCCGGCTCACAACCATGGAGGACAAGGCGGCTGCGCGCAGTCGTCTTCACAGGACTTATAAGGAACTGTCGACCGAACTACGGAAGCGCTTTCTTGAAGATGTTTCCACCGGCCTGAACATAAGCATTCCTGAATTACCCAGTTTCGACTATCAAGCGGCTTCATGGGAGCAGATACGAGAGGCGGCCAGAGAAGGTCTCGAGGTCGGCTCCCACACAATGAATCATGAAATCCTGGCCCACATCGATCCGAAACAGGCGGAGGCAGAAGTCGAGCAGTCGAAAAGGCGAATCGAAACCGAGTTGAACGAGGACGTAATCGCTTTTTCCTATCCAAATGGGATGCAAGGGGATTTCAGGCAGTGCGATAAGGAAGCGTTGCGAAAGAACGGCTATCGCTTCGCCGTCACCTGTAACTTCGGTTTCAATAATCTCGATTCCGATCCGCATGAGCTTGATCGAATTGTTGCAAGTGCCGATATCGTTTCCTTCACTAAGGAAGTGTCAGGCTTTGAGAACCTCCTCCATCCTGGATCAAACGGCAGGACTTACACCGCTTCCGCTCCTCCCGCCACTTCGACCGTGGTTTCATCGCTCTGTGATGACGAACAAAAGGAGGAATGGGACCTCTTCGTGGATCAGTCCGAGAGCGGAAGCGTTTTCCACCGGTATGCATGGAAGCACGTCTTCGAAAAATCCTATGCGAACACGTGCCTCTACTTGATTGCCAGGGCTGAAAGAGCGGTCGTGGGGGTACTTCCCCTGATTTCAAAGAAAAGCCTTCTTTTCGGAAATTTCTTTGTCTCACTTCCCTATTTCGACCATGCGGGTATCTGTGCCGACGGCCAAGAGGCGCGCAAATCCTTGTTGTTATGTGCGATCGAGTTCGGCCGGCGCGCAAACGCCCGCTATATCGAGTTCCGCTACGCCCGGGAAGAAATGCTCCTGCCCTCTAAACAATCAAAAGCTTCTTTGGTGCTTCAGTTGCCGGACGACCCGGACCGGCTGTGGCACACGCTGAAGGCAAAGGTTCGCAATCAGATAAGGAAGGCTGGGAAGGCGGGCCTGTCGGTGGTATCCGGAGAACAGGATCTCATCGATGACTTCTTTTCTGTCTATGCACGGAACATGCGTGATCTCGGTTCTCCCTCACATTGCAGGTCCTTCTTTCAGAACATCTGTGAATATTTTCCGGAAGCGGTACGCGTCTTCTGTGTCCGCCTTAACCACAAGCCCGTTGCGGCGGGCTTTACTATCGCCTCGGGAGACGTCCTCTGCATTCCCTGGGCATCGTCATTACGCCAGTACAACGCGATGTGTCCGAACATGCTGCTTTATTGGGCCGTCTTATCATATGCCTGTGAGAGAGGCTTTGCCTCGTTCAATTTCGGTCGATCCACTCCCGGCGACGGCACATATCAGTTCAAGATGCAGTGGGGAGCAATTCCTGTGCAACTCTATTGGCAGTACTGGCTGGCGCCGGGCGAGACACTGCCGAATTTGAGCATGACCAACTCGAAATACAGTCTTCCGGTCCGAGTGTGGAAAAACCTCCCGCTCACCGTAACCGAAAAACTCGGCCCACGGATAATACAAAAACTTGCATAG
- a CDS encoding radical SAM protein gives MKKSLSREMLERFTPSIAGEVANAVRREVSYSRGEPKLAVLFLTYRCTSRCRTCKMWLLQWEAKRELTPAEWVRAADTLTDAGVTVFELFGGDVFLRKDALFPLIWRLKKKNATVHIPTNSRLLDEETAEMLIDAGVDYLYLSTDGIRETHDSIRGIGNAFASVQRAIKALVKSRRNRSWPRLICNTTVSKYNVDSLEKIAQFASTSGFDEVDFEYVGEMTKEDVASSMVDGFSPTPYFLRDGESVLISPAQAVILKKKLRAIHRKHTSTGFTVSSVNIDCLSEDDLITGSVPRHKCYTERCEVVVDPGGNVVACPFFHTYKLGNLFEEDFKKIWWSKKHESFHRHLREKGLPMCRHCIPSVQRSHSFSDRLERIYTVRLRAAQRKLLAISDL, from the coding sequence ATGAAAAAGTCACTGTCCAGAGAGATGCTCGAAAGATTCACTCCATCCATAGCAGGTGAAGTGGCAAATGCCGTTCGGCGTGAAGTGAGCTATTCTCGCGGAGAACCCAAGCTGGCGGTACTGTTTTTGACATACCGCTGCACTTCCCGCTGCCGCACGTGCAAGATGTGGCTGCTTCAATGGGAGGCCAAGCGCGAGCTGACGCCGGCCGAGTGGGTACGGGCGGCTGATACACTGACCGATGCGGGTGTCACAGTTTTCGAACTGTTCGGCGGCGATGTTTTCTTAAGGAAAGATGCATTGTTTCCTCTTATCTGGCGCCTGAAGAAAAAAAATGCAACAGTCCATATTCCGACGAATTCCCGGCTCCTCGATGAGGAGACGGCCGAGATGCTGATTGACGCGGGTGTCGATTACTTGTACCTGTCGACCGATGGGATCCGGGAAACCCACGATAGTATCCGCGGAATCGGCAATGCTTTTGCATCAGTGCAAAGGGCAATTAAGGCGCTCGTAAAAAGTCGAAGAAACCGGTCGTGGCCGCGACTGATTTGTAACACGACCGTTTCCAAATACAATGTCGATTCCCTCGAGAAAATCGCTCAGTTCGCATCGACTTCGGGCTTTGACGAAGTCGATTTTGAATATGTTGGCGAGATGACGAAGGAGGATGTCGCCTCCTCAATGGTAGATGGCTTCAGTCCAACACCCTATTTTCTCAGAGACGGAGAATCGGTGCTCATATCTCCCGCACAGGCAGTCATTCTTAAAAAGAAGCTACGCGCGATTCACCGCAAACATACGTCTACCGGTTTCACCGTCAGCAGCGTCAATATTGACTGTCTCTCCGAAGACGACCTTATTACCGGGTCGGTCCCAAGACATAAATGCTACACCGAGCGATGTGAAGTTGTTGTCGATCCCGGCGGAAACGTGGTTGCCTGTCCCTTCTTCCATACATATAAGCTCGGGAACCTCTTTGAGGAGGATTTCAAAAAGATCTGGTGGAGCAAGAAGCACGAGAGCTTTCATCGGCACTTGCGTGAGAAAGGACTTCCCATGTGCCGGCACTGCATTCCGAGCGTCCAGCGCAGTCATTCCTTCTCCGACAGGTTGGAAAGAATCTACACGGTTCGCTTGCGGGCGGCACAACGAAAACTACTTGCGATTTCAGACCTATGA
- a CDS encoding GNAT family N-acetyltransferase produces the protein MYVEHISDFSQFESLREEWNSFVDRCDESHISHTHEWLVCWWKAFRENAQLWILLFRKRGRLAGILPLMLRRKQFRGFPVRVLSFPLNGHTPEGGLLFEKSQTEGLEHFLRYLHDGRNRWDILRLEKVYQKCLCDTDFPLLLDKNNLRHVHVDTFQSPYVETTADWDEYYASRSKKFRKVMRNKLNRMNQDGLLSMERLTGADITPEALEEIFDVSRRSWKAQLKRSIPDDVHVENFYREITAALAPLEKVDVWLMRRNGKVVAFEYHLKHKGIIYPIRADFDDFYHVLSPGSLLEFLIMKRLFDDPLIRGCNSCGRTYDYLMHWATDIIEHREILIFNSRSYSRQLFFLESKIVPIAKKAKTWAFDREQNNEKVTVQRDARKIHSIHSR, from the coding sequence ATGTATGTAGAACACATTTCCGACTTTTCACAGTTCGAGTCGCTTCGCGAGGAGTGGAATTCCTTTGTTGACCGGTGCGATGAAAGTCATATCAGCCACACACATGAATGGCTGGTTTGCTGGTGGAAGGCATTTCGGGAAAACGCACAACTGTGGATTTTGCTGTTCAGGAAGAGGGGGCGGCTTGCGGGAATTTTGCCGCTGATGCTCAGGCGGAAGCAATTCCGGGGGTTTCCCGTGAGGGTGCTCAGTTTCCCATTGAACGGTCACACACCAGAAGGCGGTCTGCTCTTCGAGAAATCTCAAACGGAAGGGCTCGAACACTTCCTGCGATATCTCCATGACGGGCGCAACCGGTGGGATATCCTGCGACTCGAGAAAGTCTATCAAAAATGTCTGTGCGATACTGATTTCCCTCTTCTCCTGGACAAGAATAACCTTCGACATGTGCACGTGGACACTTTTCAGTCGCCATACGTGGAGACCACCGCCGACTGGGATGAGTATTATGCCAGTCGGTCAAAGAAATTTCGAAAGGTGATGAGGAATAAGCTGAATCGAATGAATCAGGACGGCCTGCTTAGCATGGAGCGGTTGACTGGAGCGGACATCACTCCCGAAGCGTTGGAGGAAATCTTTGATGTCTCGAGGAGGAGTTGGAAAGCACAACTGAAACGATCCATTCCCGATGACGTCCATGTTGAAAACTTCTATCGCGAGATCACGGCCGCACTGGCCCCGCTGGAGAAAGTGGACGTGTGGCTGATGAGAAGAAACGGAAAGGTTGTAGCCTTTGAATACCATCTCAAGCACAAAGGAATCATTTATCCTATTCGCGCAGATTTCGATGACTTCTACCATGTTCTTTCTCCCGGATCGCTGCTCGAATTCCTTATCATGAAAAGGCTTTTCGATGATCCTCTTATCAGAGGCTGCAACTCGTGCGGGCGCACCTATGATTATCTGATGCATTGGGCGACGGACATAATCGAGCACAGGGAGATTCTCATCTTCAATTCCAGGAGTTATTCACGACAGCTCTTCTTTCTGGAATCCAAGATAGTGCCAATAGCAAAAAAGGCCAAAACCTGGGCATTTGATAGGGAGCAAAACAATGAAAAAGTCACTGTCCAGAGAGATGCTCGAAAGATTCACTCCATCCATAGCAGGTGA
- a CDS encoding N-acetyltransferase, with protein sequence MSLSGRAKYYYLRLREEYSENGLLDTGTFVCSSAIRKAFLTNSSTWYRLELRNCLPLIKPRVAAQFDFMDLEQATEYFRNRHVSFPWMFSESELEVAAFNGHKFPCFLVDGAITAYLKVGISNVYVFDYKQAVHLAPATAIFYDGFVEPSYRCKGLGAAILSATAAFLKEAGFHTVWAQIPAWNVASIRMTLNAGFEPVGEARYFRVLGREFLFNRPKSLPLRLGSFNSGGYRMSLEESTSQQQSVKAGRPLTKRNDRNP encoded by the coding sequence ATGAGTCTTTCAGGAAGAGCAAAATACTACTACCTCAGATTGCGGGAAGAGTACAGCGAGAATGGCCTGTTGGATACCGGCACATTCGTCTGCTCAAGCGCGATCCGGAAAGCTTTCCTCACTAACAGCTCCACCTGGTACCGGTTGGAGTTGCGGAATTGCTTGCCACTGATAAAGCCGCGTGTTGCAGCGCAATTCGATTTCATGGATCTCGAGCAGGCCACAGAATATTTCCGAAACAGGCATGTGTCCTTTCCGTGGATGTTCAGCGAATCCGAACTGGAAGTTGCGGCCTTCAATGGGCATAAGTTTCCTTGCTTTCTTGTCGACGGCGCCATCACGGCATATTTGAAAGTCGGCATCTCCAACGTCTACGTGTTTGATTATAAACAGGCCGTTCATCTGGCGCCCGCCACCGCCATATTCTACGACGGGTTCGTTGAGCCTTCGTATCGGTGCAAAGGCCTCGGAGCCGCCATCCTTTCGGCAACCGCAGCTTTCCTTAAGGAAGCTGGTTTCCACACTGTTTGGGCGCAGATTCCCGCATGGAACGTCGCCTCTATAAGAATGACACTCAACGCCGGTTTTGAACCCGTTGGCGAAGCACGGTATTTTCGGGTGCTCGGAAGGGAATTCCTGTTCAACCGCCCAAAGAGTCTCCCGCTTCGACTGGGATCCTTCAATAGTGGCGGTTATCGGATGAGCCTGGAGGAATCGACGAGCCAGCAACAAAGCGTCAAGGCCGGCAGACCGTTGACAAAAAGGAACGATCGGAACCCATGA